In one Dreissena polymorpha isolate Duluth1 chromosome 7, UMN_Dpol_1.0, whole genome shotgun sequence genomic region, the following are encoded:
- the LOC127837934 gene encoding E3 ubiquitin-protein ligase SMURF2-like isoform X3, whose translation MFSQSKRFGALISIRWEERRTASGRVHYVNHITRTTQWEPPTRPTDMSVHISTVQTTPTHSSAGSERRSASATRQSGGSVAQRHRDRANSSNHRHSTSSLNPPRMQSARSSNVTSNNNSNSEDNSQSEGEFPRRRSTRRRNYLNRNQLHNAVDLPQGYEQRTTQQGQVYFLHTQTGVSTWHDPRVPRDINNLEQLERELGPLPPGWEARHTGNGRVYFVDHNNRTTQFTDPRLTSNIELLQNRIKNSSDKENDNPVPKYKRDLVHKMKILKQEFTSLQPQGGHCRLEVSREEIFEDSYRQVMKMRAKDLRKRLMVKFKGEEGLDYGGVAREWFCLLSHEMLNPYYGLFQYARDDIYTLQINPDSGVNPEHLSYFHFVGRILGMAIFHGHYLDGGFTMPLYKQLLGKPVILEDLESVDPDLHRSLVWMLENNIEGILDHTFCVESHSFGQHQEHELKPGGREVKVTEDNKKEYVKLYVQWVFMRGIEAQFLALQKGFHEIIPQHLLRPFDERELELMIGGLGKIDLNDWKMHTRLKHCTADTNIVKWFWKATESYDNEMRARLLQFVTGSSRVPLQGFKALQGSTGAAGPRLFTIHLVEISTDNLPKAHTCFNRIDIPPYETYEKLYSKLTCAVEETCGFAVE comes from the exons ATGTTTTCCCAATCAAAGCGGTTCGGTGCGCTCatttcaataag GTGGGAGGAGCGTAGAACTGCCAGTGGGCGTGTCCATTATGTCAATCATATCACTCGCACCACACAATGGGAACCCCCCACCAG GCCCACTGACATGTCGGTGCACATCTCCACAGTGCAGACCACCCCCACCCACAGCTCTGCTGGCAGTGAGCGTCGGTCGGCATCGGCAACACGCCAGTCCGGTGGCAGCGTCGCCCAAAGACACCGGGACCGTGCAAACTCTAGTAACCATAGACACAGCACATCCTCGTTAAATCCTCCACGAATGCAAAGTGCGCGATCTAGCAATGTGACTAGCAATAATAATAGCAATAGTGAGGATAATAGTCAGTCTGAGGGAGAGTTTCCGAGGAGACGGTCTACTCGAAGACGCAATTATCTTAACAGAAATCAGTTGCATAATGCTGTGGATTTACCACAAGGTTATG AACAGCGAACTACACAGCAGGGTCAGGTGTATTTTCTGCACACCCAGACCGGAGTGTCGACTTGGCACGACCCACGGGTTCCCAG AGACATAAATAATTTAGAGCAGCTAGAGCGAGAGTTAGGTCCTCTGCCGCCTGGCTGGGAGGCCAGACACACGGGCAACGGGCGCGTCTACTTTGTGGATCACAACAACCGTACCACTCAGTTTACCGATCCACGCCTCACTTCCAACATTGAGCTCTTACAGAACAGAAT TAAAAACAGCAGTGATAAAGAGAATGACAATCCAGTGCCAAAGTATAAGCGTGATCTTGTACACAAGATGAAGATCTTGAAGCAGGAATTCACCAGTCTACAACCTCAGGGCGGACACTGTCGGCTAGAAGTGTCCAGAGAAGAAATATTTGAG GACTCTTATCGGCAAGTGATGAAAATGCGAGCCAAAGACTTACGCAAACGTCTCATGGTGAAGTTCAAGGGTGAGGAAGGCCTGGACTATGGTGGAGTGGCCAG agaATGGTTCTGTCTGTTGTCCCATGAAATGTTAAATCCATACTACGGTCTCTTTCAATATGCCCGGGATGACAtctacacacttcaaattaaccCAGACTCTGGAGTCAACCCT GAGCACCTGTCGTACTTCCATTTCGTGGGTCGTATCCTGGGCATGGCGATATTCCATGGCCACTACCTGGACGGAGGGTTCACGATGCCGCTGTACAAGCAGTTGCTAGGGAAACCAGTGATCCTGGAGGACCTGGAGAGTGTCGACCCAGACCTGCACAGGAGCCTCGTGTGGATGCT TGAGAACAACATAGAGGGTATACTGGACCACACGTTCTGCGTGGAGAGTCACTCATTCGGCCAGCACCAGGAACATGAGCTGAAACCGGGCGGgcgagaggtcaaggtcacggaggaCAACAAAAAGGAATACGTCAA ACTGTATGTTCAGTGGGTGTTCATGAGAGGTATAGAGGCACAGTTCTTAGCTCTGCAGAAAGGCTTTCATGAAATCATTCCACAACACTTGCTACGGCCATTTGATGAAAGAGAATTGGAG TTGATGATTGGAGGCCTGGGCAAGATTGACCTTAACGACTGGAAAATGCACACTCGATTAAAACACTGCACGGCAGACACAAACATCGTCAAGTGGTTCTGGAAAGCCACAGAGAGCTATGACAACGAGATGAGGGCACGTCTGCTGCAGTTTGTCACTGGCAGCTCACGGGTACCCCTGCAGGGATTTAAAGCATTACAGG GTTCAACGGGCGCTGCTGGTCCACGACTGTTCACCATTCATCTTGTTGAAATCAGCACCGACAACCTGCCAAAAGCACACACCTG TTTCAACAGAATTGATATACCACCGTACGAGACTTACGAAAAACTGTATTCCAAACTGACTTGTGCTGTTGAGGAGACATGTGGGTTTGCAGTGGAATGA